One genomic region from Gossypium hirsutum isolate 1008001.06 chromosome D13, Gossypium_hirsutum_v2.1, whole genome shotgun sequence encodes:
- the LOC121225710 gene encoding uncharacterized protein isoform X2 encodes MGLPYTMALWFQLLLLMCGSGIHGVKDLKEKQGDAQLVRKVEDKYSLVSNIGHPAAEESSSQVGKQLEDIYSSVSVLVDKSTKLSSDQLAKELEDKYSRIAAWKPFVDKTPQSSSQLAKELEDKYSALSGYNIPS; translated from the exons ATGGGTCTTCCATACACTATGGCTCTTTGGTTTCAGCTTCTACTTTTGATG TGTGGCAGTGGGATACATGGTGTGAAGGATTTGAAGGAAAAACAAGGGGATGCTCAACTTGTTAGAAAGGTGGAGGATAAATATTCTCTTGTTTCTAATATAGGACATCCTGCAGCTGAGGAGTCATCTTCTCAAGTTGGTAAGCAGCTGGAGGATATATATTCTAGTGTTTCTGTGTTGGTGGACAAAAGTACTAAGTTGTCTTCTGATCAACTTGCTAAGGAG CTGGAGGATAAATATTCTAGAATTGCTGCCTGGAAACCTTTTGTTGACAAAACTCCCCAATCATCTTCTCAACTTGCTAAGGAGCTGGAGGATAAATATTCTGCTCTATCTGGTTACAATATTCCTTCTTAA
- the LOC121225710 gene encoding uncharacterized protein isoform X1: MGLPYTMALWFQLLLLMCGSGIHGVKDLKEKQGDAQLVRKVEDKYSLVSNIGHPAAEESSSQVGKQLEDIYSSVSVLVDKSTKLSSDQLAKEVEDKYSRIAAWKPFVDKTPQSSSQLAKELEDKYSRIAAWKPFVDKTPQSSSQLAKELEDKYSALSGYNIPS, translated from the exons ATGGGTCTTCCATACACTATGGCTCTTTGGTTTCAGCTTCTACTTTTGATG TGTGGCAGTGGGATACATGGTGTGAAGGATTTGAAGGAAAAACAAGGGGATGCTCAACTTGTTAGAAAGGTGGAGGATAAATATTCTCTTGTTTCTAATATAGGACATCCTGCAGCTGAGGAGTCATCTTCTCAAGTTGGTAAGCAGCTGGAGGATATATATTCTAGTGTTTCTGTGTTGGTGGACAAAAGTACTAAGTTGTCTTCTGATCAACTTGCTAAGGAGGTGGAGGATAAATATTCTAGAATTGCTGCCTGGAAACCTTTTGTTGACAAAACTCCCCAATCATCTTCTCAACTTGCTAAGGAGCTGGAGGATAAATATTCTAGAATTGCTGCCTGGAAACCTTTTGTTGACAAAACTCCCCAATCATCTTCTCAACTTGCTAAGGAGCTGGAGGATAAATATTCTGCTCTATCTGGTTACAATATTCCTTCTTAA
- the LOC121203069 gene encoding phosphoglycerate mutase-like protein 1 isoform X2: MSIGVNCSHCFPRHRPNSPTIVSSSSSLSSIIVCNMDTSAGPSLFPLHRCKTLHLVRHAQGIHNVDGDKNYKAYMSPEYFDAHITPLGWQQVDNLRKHVHECGLAKRIDLVITSPLLRTLQTAVGVFGGDGYTDRMDVVPLMVANAGNSGRAAISSLNCPPIVAVELCREHLGVHPCDKRRNISDYQFLFPAVDFSLIESDEDTWWKADVRETKEEVAARGQKFLNWLWTRKEKEIAIVTHSGFLFHTLSALGNDCHPLVKKEICKHFANCELRSMVIVDRSMIGFDPSMTNYPGKTPSGLDLPSDVVDEKAD, encoded by the exons ATGTCTATCGGAGTAAACTGCAGTCATTGTTTTCCACGTCATCGACCCAATTCTCCAACTATTGTGTCTTCTTCATCATCCCTTTCCTCTATTATTGTTTGCA ATATGGATACCAGTGCTGGCCCGAGCTTGTTCCCTTTGCACCGTTGCAAAACTCTTCACTTG GTGAGGCATGCTCAGGGGATCCACAATGTAGATGGAGATAAGAACTATAAAGCATACATGTCTCCAGAATATTTTGATGCACACATTACCCCTCTTGGCTGGCAACAG GTGGATAATTTGCGTAAGCATGTCCATGAATGTGGCCTTGCTAAGAGGATTGATTTAGTGATTACATCCCCTTTGCTAAG GACATTGCAAACAGCTGTTGGGGTATTTGGTGGTGATGGTTATACGGATAGGATGGATGTAGTGCCACTTATGGTGGCAAATGCAGGAAATAGTGGTCGTGCTGCAATTTCAAGTCTAAACTGCCCACCGATCGTTGCAGTAGAACTTTGTCGAGAACATTTG GGAGTCCATCCTTGCGATAAGAGGAGAAATATCAGTGACTATCAATTCCTTTTTCCTGCGGTTGATTTCTCACTG ATAGAAAGTGACGAGGATACATGGTGGAAGGCTGATGTTAGGGAGACAAAAGAGGAAGTTGCAGCCAGGGGGCAGAAGTTCCTGAACTG GTTGTGGACACGGAAAGAGAAGGAGATAGCCATTGTTACCCATAGTGGGTTCTTGTTTCATACATTAAGTGCACTTGGAAATGATTGTCATCCATTGGTGAAGAAAGAGATCTGCAAACA CTTTGCAAATTGCGAGCTTCGTTCCATGGTCATTGTTGATAGAAG taTGATAGGATTTGACCCTTCGATGACCAATTACCCTGGAAAGACTCCATCAGGATTGGATCTCCCAAGTGATGTTGTCGATGAGAAGGCTGACTAA
- the LOC121203069 gene encoding phosphoglycerate mutase-like protein 1 isoform X1: protein MSIGVNCSHCFPRHRPNSPTIVSSSSSLSSIIVCSKIPVRVSQHLQFLSLHPSDMDTSAGPSLFPLHRCKTLHLVRHAQGIHNVDGDKNYKAYMSPEYFDAHITPLGWQQVDNLRKHVHECGLAKRIDLVITSPLLRTLQTAVGVFGGDGYTDRMDVVPLMVANAGNSGRAAISSLNCPPIVAVELCREHLGVHPCDKRRNISDYQFLFPAVDFSLIESDEDTWWKADVRETKEEVAARGQKFLNWLWTRKEKEIAIVTHSGFLFHTLSALGNDCHPLVKKEICKHFANCELRSMVIVDRSMIGFDPSMTNYPGKTPSGLDLPSDVVDEKAD, encoded by the exons ATGTCTATCGGAGTAAACTGCAGTCATTGTTTTCCACGTCATCGACCCAATTCTCCAACTATTGTGTCTTCTTCATCATCCCTTTCCTCTATTATTGTTTGCAGTAAGATCCCAGTCAGAGTCAGTCAACATCTTCAATTTCTCTCGCTACACCCATCTG ATATGGATACCAGTGCTGGCCCGAGCTTGTTCCCTTTGCACCGTTGCAAAACTCTTCACTTG GTGAGGCATGCTCAGGGGATCCACAATGTAGATGGAGATAAGAACTATAAAGCATACATGTCTCCAGAATATTTTGATGCACACATTACCCCTCTTGGCTGGCAACAG GTGGATAATTTGCGTAAGCATGTCCATGAATGTGGCCTTGCTAAGAGGATTGATTTAGTGATTACATCCCCTTTGCTAAG GACATTGCAAACAGCTGTTGGGGTATTTGGTGGTGATGGTTATACGGATAGGATGGATGTAGTGCCACTTATGGTGGCAAATGCAGGAAATAGTGGTCGTGCTGCAATTTCAAGTCTAAACTGCCCACCGATCGTTGCAGTAGAACTTTGTCGAGAACATTTG GGAGTCCATCCTTGCGATAAGAGGAGAAATATCAGTGACTATCAATTCCTTTTTCCTGCGGTTGATTTCTCACTG ATAGAAAGTGACGAGGATACATGGTGGAAGGCTGATGTTAGGGAGACAAAAGAGGAAGTTGCAGCCAGGGGGCAGAAGTTCCTGAACTG GTTGTGGACACGGAAAGAGAAGGAGATAGCCATTGTTACCCATAGTGGGTTCTTGTTTCATACATTAAGTGCACTTGGAAATGATTGTCATCCATTGGTGAAGAAAGAGATCTGCAAACA CTTTGCAAATTGCGAGCTTCGTTCCATGGTCATTGTTGATAGAAG taTGATAGGATTTGACCCTTCGATGACCAATTACCCTGGAAAGACTCCATCAGGATTGGATCTCCCAAGTGATGTTGTCGATGAGAAGGCTGACTAA
- the LOC121203069 gene encoding phosphoglycerate mutase-like protein 1 isoform X3 has translation MLVPVSMVHYIDMDTSAGPSLFPLHRCKTLHLVRHAQGIHNVDGDKNYKAYMSPEYFDAHITPLGWQQVDNLRKHVHECGLAKRIDLVITSPLLRTLQTAVGVFGGDGYTDRMDVVPLMVANAGNSGRAAISSLNCPPIVAVELCREHLGVHPCDKRRNISDYQFLFPAVDFSLIESDEDTWWKADVRETKEEVAARGQKFLNWLWTRKEKEIAIVTHSGFLFHTLSALGNDCHPLVKKEICKHFANCELRSMVIVDRSMIGFDPSMTNYPGKTPSGLDLPSDVVDEKAD, from the exons ATGTTAGTTCCTGTTTCCATGGTGCATTACATAG ATATGGATACCAGTGCTGGCCCGAGCTTGTTCCCTTTGCACCGTTGCAAAACTCTTCACTTG GTGAGGCATGCTCAGGGGATCCACAATGTAGATGGAGATAAGAACTATAAAGCATACATGTCTCCAGAATATTTTGATGCACACATTACCCCTCTTGGCTGGCAACAG GTGGATAATTTGCGTAAGCATGTCCATGAATGTGGCCTTGCTAAGAGGATTGATTTAGTGATTACATCCCCTTTGCTAAG GACATTGCAAACAGCTGTTGGGGTATTTGGTGGTGATGGTTATACGGATAGGATGGATGTAGTGCCACTTATGGTGGCAAATGCAGGAAATAGTGGTCGTGCTGCAATTTCAAGTCTAAACTGCCCACCGATCGTTGCAGTAGAACTTTGTCGAGAACATTTG GGAGTCCATCCTTGCGATAAGAGGAGAAATATCAGTGACTATCAATTCCTTTTTCCTGCGGTTGATTTCTCACTG ATAGAAAGTGACGAGGATACATGGTGGAAGGCTGATGTTAGGGAGACAAAAGAGGAAGTTGCAGCCAGGGGGCAGAAGTTCCTGAACTG GTTGTGGACACGGAAAGAGAAGGAGATAGCCATTGTTACCCATAGTGGGTTCTTGTTTCATACATTAAGTGCACTTGGAAATGATTGTCATCCATTGGTGAAGAAAGAGATCTGCAAACA CTTTGCAAATTGCGAGCTTCGTTCCATGGTCATTGTTGATAGAAG taTGATAGGATTTGACCCTTCGATGACCAATTACCCTGGAAAGACTCCATCAGGATTGGATCTCCCAAGTGATGTTGTCGATGAGAAGGCTGACTAA
- the LOC121203069 gene encoding phosphoglycerate mutase-like protein 1 isoform X4 — translation MDTSAGPSLFPLHRCKTLHLVRHAQGIHNVDGDKNYKAYMSPEYFDAHITPLGWQQVDNLRKHVHECGLAKRIDLVITSPLLRTLQTAVGVFGGDGYTDRMDVVPLMVANAGNSGRAAISSLNCPPIVAVELCREHLGVHPCDKRRNISDYQFLFPAVDFSLIESDEDTWWKADVRETKEEVAARGQKFLNWLWTRKEKEIAIVTHSGFLFHTLSALGNDCHPLVKKEICKHFANCELRSMVIVDRSMIGFDPSMTNYPGKTPSGLDLPSDVVDEKAD, via the exons ATGGATACCAGTGCTGGCCCGAGCTTGTTCCCTTTGCACCGTTGCAAAACTCTTCACTTG GTGAGGCATGCTCAGGGGATCCACAATGTAGATGGAGATAAGAACTATAAAGCATACATGTCTCCAGAATATTTTGATGCACACATTACCCCTCTTGGCTGGCAACAG GTGGATAATTTGCGTAAGCATGTCCATGAATGTGGCCTTGCTAAGAGGATTGATTTAGTGATTACATCCCCTTTGCTAAG GACATTGCAAACAGCTGTTGGGGTATTTGGTGGTGATGGTTATACGGATAGGATGGATGTAGTGCCACTTATGGTGGCAAATGCAGGAAATAGTGGTCGTGCTGCAATTTCAAGTCTAAACTGCCCACCGATCGTTGCAGTAGAACTTTGTCGAGAACATTTG GGAGTCCATCCTTGCGATAAGAGGAGAAATATCAGTGACTATCAATTCCTTTTTCCTGCGGTTGATTTCTCACTG ATAGAAAGTGACGAGGATACATGGTGGAAGGCTGATGTTAGGGAGACAAAAGAGGAAGTTGCAGCCAGGGGGCAGAAGTTCCTGAACTG GTTGTGGACACGGAAAGAGAAGGAGATAGCCATTGTTACCCATAGTGGGTTCTTGTTTCATACATTAAGTGCACTTGGAAATGATTGTCATCCATTGGTGAAGAAAGAGATCTGCAAACA CTTTGCAAATTGCGAGCTTCGTTCCATGGTCATTGTTGATAGAAG taTGATAGGATTTGACCCTTCGATGACCAATTACCCTGGAAAGACTCCATCAGGATTGGATCTCCCAAGTGATGTTGTCGATGAGAAGGCTGACTAA
- the LOC121203069 gene encoding phosphoglycerate mutase-like protein 1 isoform X5, whose product MKQYIQVRHAQGIHNVDGDKNYKAYMSPEYFDAHITPLGWQQVDNLRKHVHECGLAKRIDLVITSPLLRTLQTAVGVFGGDGYTDRMDVVPLMVANAGNSGRAAISSLNCPPIVAVELCREHLGVHPCDKRRNISDYQFLFPAVDFSLIESDEDTWWKADVRETKEEVAARGQKFLNWLWTRKEKEIAIVTHSGFLFHTLSALGNDCHPLVKKEICKHFANCELRSMVIVDRSMIGFDPSMTNYPGKTPSGLDLPSDVVDEKAD is encoded by the exons ATGAAACAATACATCCAGGTGAGGCATGCTCAGGGGATCCACAATGTAGATGGAGATAAGAACTATAAAGCATACATGTCTCCAGAATATTTTGATGCACACATTACCCCTCTTGGCTGGCAACAG GTGGATAATTTGCGTAAGCATGTCCATGAATGTGGCCTTGCTAAGAGGATTGATTTAGTGATTACATCCCCTTTGCTAAG GACATTGCAAACAGCTGTTGGGGTATTTGGTGGTGATGGTTATACGGATAGGATGGATGTAGTGCCACTTATGGTGGCAAATGCAGGAAATAGTGGTCGTGCTGCAATTTCAAGTCTAAACTGCCCACCGATCGTTGCAGTAGAACTTTGTCGAGAACATTTG GGAGTCCATCCTTGCGATAAGAGGAGAAATATCAGTGACTATCAATTCCTTTTTCCTGCGGTTGATTTCTCACTG ATAGAAAGTGACGAGGATACATGGTGGAAGGCTGATGTTAGGGAGACAAAAGAGGAAGTTGCAGCCAGGGGGCAGAAGTTCCTGAACTG GTTGTGGACACGGAAAGAGAAGGAGATAGCCATTGTTACCCATAGTGGGTTCTTGTTTCATACATTAAGTGCACTTGGAAATGATTGTCATCCATTGGTGAAGAAAGAGATCTGCAAACA CTTTGCAAATTGCGAGCTTCGTTCCATGGTCATTGTTGATAGAAG taTGATAGGATTTGACCCTTCGATGACCAATTACCCTGGAAAGACTCCATCAGGATTGGATCTCCCAAGTGATGTTGTCGATGAGAAGGCTGACTAA
- the LOC107894183 gene encoding fatty acid amide hydrolase, with amino-acid sequence MGKKRVMVPAKDLDLSTVKYEHEVIKAPHLTGLMLKLFVRMVEAPVLGSLIMSFLKKQNKMVEMLQNTVIPEAPMFKPEFPPQDAEPSVVIVDEERKPEDRAELALKCLPHYDPASCWSGDSLPSFRYWKIRDYAYAYRSKLVTPSMVAEKIISVIEDCNYHKPPTPLLISFDAEDIRKQAAASTRRFEEGNQLSILDGIFMAIKDDIDCYPHPSKGATTWMHEVRSVEKDAVCVSRLRSCGVILVGKANMHELGMGTTGNNPNYGTTRNPHAVERYTGGSSSGPAAIVASGLCSAALGTDGGGSVRIPSSLCGVVGLKTTYGRTSMEGSICDAGTVEIIGPIASTVEDVILVYAAILGSSPDNRISLRPPPPCFPDLSSLENANTLGSLRLGKYTEWFNDVHSTDISDVCEDVLKLLSKSHGCETIEIVIPELHEMRTAHVVSIGSETQCSLNPDCEDGKGVKLTYDTRISMALFRSFTASDYVAAQCLRRRIMHHHMEIFKKVDVIVTPTTGMTAPKIPSSALKDGETDMQVTAYLMRFIIAGNLLGLPAITVPVGYDKQGLPIGLQLIGRPWGEATILHLASAVEELCAKSRKKPASFYDILNIK; translated from the exons ATGGGGAAGAAGAGGGTTATGGTGCCGGCCAAGGACCTGGACTTGTCCACCGTCAAATACGAGCATGAAGTGATCAAAG CTCCTCATTTGACGGGTTTGATGCTGAAGTTGTTTGTGAGGATGgttgaagctcctgttttaggcTCTTTGATCATGtcttttttgaaaaaacagaACAAAATGGTTGAG ATGTTGCAGAACACTGTGATACCAGAAGCACCCATGTTTAAACCTGAATTTCCTCCTCAAG ATGCAGAACCTTCTGTAGTCATTGTGGATGAAGAAAGAAAACCCGAGGATCGAGCTGAATTGGCCTTGAAGTGTCTTCCTCATTATGATCCAGCCAGTTGCTGGAGTGGGGATTCGCTTCCATCATTCCGGTACTGGAAGATTCGTGATTATGCTTATGCTTATCGATCTAAACTTGTGACACCTTCTATG GTTGCTGAAAAGATCATCTCGGTAATTGAGGATTGTAACTATCATAAGCCCCCAACACCATTATTGATTTCATTTGATGCTGAGGATATAAGGAAGCAGGCTGCAGCTTCAACACGAAGGTTCGAGGAAG GAAACCAATTGTCAATCTTGGATGGAATTTTCATGGCAATCAAGGATGATATAGACTGCTATCCCCATCCATCTAAGG GTGCAACAACTTGGATGCATGAGGTTCGCTCCGTTGAGAAGGATGCAGTTTGTGTGTCAAGATTGCGGAGCTGTGGTGTGATTCTTGTTGGGAAGGCCAACATGCATGAATTGGGCATGGGCACAACTGGAAACAATCCAAACTATGG AACAACCAGAAATCCTCATGCAGTGGAAAGATATACAGGTGGATCCTCCTCTGGTCCAGCAGCGATTGTAGCTTCTGGACTATGTTCTGCTGCCCTTGGAACAGATGGTGGAG GTTCTGTCCGTATTCCTTCTTCCCTTTGCGGTGTTGTGGGCTTGAAAACAACTTATGGACGGACGAGCATGGAAGG GTCTATATGTGATGCTGGGACTGTGGAAATCATTGGACCAATAGCATCAACAGTGGAAGATGTCATATTAGT GTATGCAGCAATTTTGGGTTCTTCTCCAGATAACAGAATCAGTTTGAGACCG CCTCCCCCCTGTTTTCCAGATTTGTCATCACTTGAGAATGCAAACACTTTGGGATCATTACGACTGGGGAAGTATACAGAG TGGTTTAATGATGTGCATTCAACTGATATCTCGGATGTCTGTGAAGATGTTCTTAAGCTTTTGTCAAAAAGCCATGGATGCGAA ACAATAGAGATAGTAATACCAGAACTACATGAGATGCGCACTGCTCATGTTGTTTCAATTGGATCGGAAACACAATGCTCGTTAAATCCGGATTGTGAAGACGG GAAAGGTGTGAAATTGACGTATGATACTCGCATAAGTATGGCACTTTTTCGATCATTCACTGCATCGGATTATGTAGCTGCCCAATGTCTTAG ACGAAGGATAATGCACCATCACATGGAGATCTTCAAGAAGGTTGATGTCATAGTGACCCCAACAACTgg CATGACAGCACCAAAAATACCATCTAGTGCTTTGAAAGATGGAGAGACAGATATGCAGGTTACAG CTTATCTCATGAGGTTCATTATTGCCGGTAATCTTCTTGGTCTTCCTGCCATTACCGTCCCT GTTGGTTATGACAAACAAGGCCTTCCGATAGGCTTGCAGCTCATAGGCCGTCCGTGGGGTGAAGCGACAATTTTACATTTGGCTTCTGCAGTTGAG GAACTTTGTGCTAAATCCAGGAAGAAACCTGCATCCTTCTATGacattttaaatatcaaataa